The genomic DNA CGCACCGCGCCGGACCGCGTCGAGGGCCTGCTCGGGGCTGTGGGTGGACAGCCCGATGGCCATGTCCTCGCCGACAAGCCTGCGCACTTCCTCCACGGGAAGGTCCTCCTGGCCGACGTGAACGCCGTCCGCGCCCACCAGGATGGCGATGTCGATGTCGTCGTTGACGATGAAGGCGGCCCCGGCCTCACGGGTCATCTCACGAATGATGCGGCACTCTTCGAGCTTTGCGCCCGCCTTCTTTTCCTTTTCACGATACTGGACGAGCTTGATGCCCGCGCCGAGCATCTCCCGGACAACCTCCACATTGGAGCGGCCCAGAGAGAACTTCTCGGCTGTCAGACAGTATATGTCCGTATCCAGTATATTTTTCCTCGTAAAAGCCGTCATGCTTTCTCCTTATTCGTCGGAAAGACCCAAAAAATGCGTAAGGACAACGTCCGCCTGTT from Pseudodesulfovibrio thermohalotolerans includes the following:
- the thiE gene encoding thiamine phosphate synthase; this translates as MTAFTRKNILDTDIYCLTAEKFSLGRSNVEVVREMLGAGIKLVQYREKEKKAGAKLEECRIIREMTREAGAAFIVNDDIDIAILVGADGVHVGQEDLPVEEVRRLVGEDMAIGLSTHSPEQALDAVRRGADYIGVGPVFRTYTKDDVVDPVGFEYLDHVVANHDIPFVAIGGIKEHNIGEVVRRGARCVALVTEIVGEKDIQAKITALRSKIEAAKE